Proteins from one Telopea speciosissima isolate NSW1024214 ecotype Mountain lineage chromosome 1, Tspe_v1, whole genome shotgun sequence genomic window:
- the LOC122649778 gene encoding uncharacterized protein LOC122649778, whose protein sequence is MTGRHISDNILLCQELLHDYHAPHGMARFAAKLDIRKAFDSVNWSFLFSLLHRLNFPPPFLAWVVECITNPSFVVALNGEQSRIFSGNRSLRQGCPLSPALFSIVLQFFSDSLELLATLGHYQYHAFCAQPGITLLCFADDLFIFGKATIPNAAMLQQCFDDFSLVSGLTLNQEKSHIFFANYSPTLQLQILALLGIPAGSFPITYLGVPISSKKLKPNDFEVLTTRVQRCLASWRGRVLSFASRLQLIRSVLYGTISYWLNVFKLPSGVMRRLERLMAKFLWRGHSEHGSHKVAWHSVCMPKEEGGLGLRRLADWNQASLMRHIWSLSSSQDSCWVSFILARWLHHHSLWSLAPPSRCSATWKAILDTRSIAQHCIRILLRDGSHTLVWHDPWLAEGPLHSPALLLTPTLGRDFFATVNTLLSPTPLLADPPNDPAIQTRWTEICSSRCFHRFYRDTFVWTPTSSGRFNTKSAWNATRISGAPVSWHRVIWAMSTHPRFSFIAWLADRQALTLRTKLAAWGISTIQTCYLCNLGNETFDHLFFACPYTGPIWAHLLHMCGYNRAPIDSWQAELTWVANHFQGRSFEVRIRQLCFSATIYRIWAERNQRAFQNAAHHHSAVIHSIIHDTKTKFSSGNITVLDNPGSRNFLAHWNITASFSLGPETPFFWLAPPPGWTAVNCDGSVHSFLWALEPLGTTT, encoded by the coding sequence ATGACCGGCAGACACATCTCTGATAACATTCTCCTTTGCCAAGAGCTGCTGCATGACTACCATGCTCCCCATGGTATGGCGAGGTTTGCGGCTAAGTTGGACATCCGAAAAGCCTTTGACTCCGTCAATTGGAGTTTCTTATTTTCGCTCCTTCATCGGCTGAACTTCCCCCCACCCTTTCTTGCATGGGTGGTGGAGTGTATCACCAACCCTAGTTTTGTGGTGGCCCTCAATGGTGAGCAATCACGCATCTTCTCCGGCAACCGCAGTCTTCGTCAGGGATGCCCCTTATCCCCAGCTCTATTCTCCATTGTTTTGCAGTTCTTTTCAGATTCTCTTGAGCTCCTCGCCACCTTGGGGCATTACCAGTACCATGCCTTCTGCGCTCAACCAGGCATTACTTTGCTTTGCTTCGCAGATGACTTATTCATTTTTGGGAAGGCGACAATTCCTAATGCCGCAATGCTTCAGCAATGCTTTGACGACTTCAGTCTTGTGTCTGGCCTCACCCTCAACCAAGAGAAGTCGCACATATTCTTTGCCAACTACAGTCCTACTCTTCAATTACAGATCTTAGCCCTGCTTGGTATTCCGGCTGGTTCCTTCCCCATTACCTATCTGGGGGTTCCTATATCCTCCAAGAAGTTGAAGCCCAACGACTTTGAGGTCCTTACCACTCGAGTTCAACGGTGTTTGGCCTCTTGGCGGGGCAGGGTTCTCTCCTTTGCCAGCCGGTTGCAGCTTATTCGCTCAGTCCTTTATGGCACAATCTCCTATTGGCTTAATGTCTTCAAACTCCCTTCTGGGGTTATGCGACGTCTTGAGAGGTTGATGGCTAAGTTCTTATGGCGTGGCCATAGCGAGCATGGCTCGCATAAAGTTGCTTGGCATTCGGTCTGCATGCCCAAGGAGGAAGGGGGCCTCGGTCTTCGCCGCCTGGCTGATTGGAACCAAGCATCCTTAATGCGACATATTTGGAGTCTCTCCTCCTCTCAGGACTCATGTTGGGTCAGTTTTATTTTGGCCCGTTGGTTACACCATCACTCTCTCTGGTCTCTTGCTCCGCCCTCCCGGTGTTCGGCTACCTGGAAAGCCATCCTTGACACGCGCTCGATTGCTCAACACTGTATTCGTATCCTTCTTCGTGATGGCTCCCACACCTTGGTGTGGCATGACCCTTGGCTAGCGGAGGGCCCTCTCCACAGTCCCGCTCTACTTTTGACTCCAACCCTTGGCCGTGACTTTTTTGCTACTGTGAACACATTACTATCTCCTACTCCATTACTTGCTGACCCGCCAAACGATCCAGCCATTCAAACCCGATGGACGGAGATCTGTTCGTCGCGGTGCTTCCATAGATTCTACAGGGATACCTTTGTTTGGACACCCACTTCCTCTGGTCGGTTCAACACTAAGTCGGCTTGGAATGCCACTCGAATCTCTGGGGCTCCGGTTAGTTGGCACCGCGTCATTTGGGCCATGTCCACCCATCCGCGCTTCTCCTTCATTGCTTGGTTGGCCGATCGACAAGCCCTCACCCTTAGAACCAAGCTTGCCGCATGGGGGATCAGCACTATCCAGACTTGCTACCTCTGTAACTTGGGCAATGAAACCTTTGATCATCTATTTTTTGCTTGTCCCTACACGGGCCCTATCTGGGCGCATCTGTTGCACATGTGTGGGTACAACCGTGCTCCCATAGACTCCTGGCAGGCTGAGCTCACTTGGGTTGCCAATCACTTCCAAGGGCGATCCTTTGAAGTGCGCATCCGGCAATTGTGTTTCTCTGCCACTATCTACCGGATATGGGCCGAGAGGAACCAACGGGCTTTTCAGAATGCTGCTCACCATCATTCTGCTGTGATACATTCTATCATTCATGATACCAAGACCAAGTTCTCCAGCGGCAACATTACAGTTCTTGATAACCCAGGATCCCGTAACTTTTTGGCCCATTGGAATATCACGGCTTCCTTTTCGCTGGGTCCGGAAACTCCATTCTTTTGGTTGGCTCCTCCCCCGGGCTGGACGGCTGTCAACTGTGACGGGTCGGTCCACTCTTTTCTGTGGGCTTTGGAACCATTGGGCACAACCACTTAG
- the LOC122666917 gene encoding xyloglucan endotransglucosylase/hydrolase protein 9 has translation MAISISPSSIKFLFFSFSVVVLVGLVSASRFDDLFQPNWALDHFIYEGEELKLKLDNYSGAGFASKSKYMFGKTTIQIKLVEGDSAGTVTAFYMSSEGPNHNEFDFEFLGNTTGEPYLVQTNIYVNGVGNREQRLNLWFDPTKDFHSYSVLWNQRQVVFLVDETPIRVFTNKEKQGVAFPKDQAMGVYSSIWNADDWATQGGRVKTDWTHAPFVASYKGFDINACECPISVATDENAKRCSASDRGYWWDHPVMSELNLHQSHQLMWVRANHLVYDYCTDTSRFPVTPLECDHH, from the exons ATGGCGATTTCTATTTCTCCTTCGTCgatcaagttcttatttttcagtttttctgTTGTAGTTTTGGTTGGGTTAGTGAGTGCATCGAGGTTCGATGATCTCTTCCAGCCGAACTGGGCACTCGACCATTTCATTTACGAAGGAGAAGAGCTTAAGCTTAAGCTTGATAATTATTCTG GTGCTGGATTTGCTTCGAAGAGCAAGTATATGTTTGGGAAAACAACAATACAGATCAAACTCGTTGAAGGAGACTCTGCAGGAACTGTAACAGCATTTTAT ATGTCATCGGAAGGTCCAAATCACAACGAATTCGATTTTGAGTTTCTGGGGAACACGACCGGCGAGCCTTACCTAGTTCAGACGAACATATACGTGAACGGGGTAGGGAACAGAGAGCAGCGTTTGAACCTTTGGTTTGACCCCACCAAAGATTTTCACTCTTACTCAGTTCTCTGGAACCAACGCCAAGTGGTTTTCTTGGTGGACGAGACGCCGATACGTGTGTTCACGAACAAAGAGAAACAAGGAGTGGCGTTCCCCAAGGACCAAGCCATGGGCGTGTACAGTTCCATATGGAACGCTGACGACTGGGCGACACAAGGAGGAAGAGTGAAGACGGACTGGACCCACGCCCCTTTCGTGGCCTCTTACAAGGGCTTCGACATTAACGCCTGTGAGTGCCCCATCTCTGTGGCTACCGACGAGAATGCGAAGAGGTGCAGTGCAAGCGATAGGGGATACTGGTGGGATCACCCAGTGATGTCGGAACTGAATTTACATCAAAGCCATCAATTGATGTGGGTCCGGGCTAATCATCTTGTCTACGATTATTGCACGGACACATCGAGGTTCCCTGTCACTCCTCTCGAGTGTGACCATCACTGA